From Mytilus edulis chromosome 8, xbMytEdul2.2, whole genome shotgun sequence, one genomic window encodes:
- the LOC139484495 gene encoding uncharacterized protein, producing the protein MKKTLRKMLQKDTVPVNQSDGDVPGSQTDGDVPVSLEDGDVHISQSTTDGDVLVSLADGDVHISQSVGDVPVNQSYGDVPVSQSDGDVPVSQSDGDVPVSQSDGDIPFSLSDGDNPISLADYDVCVSQSDKVPFSESGGDGPFSQSDSSVCLC; encoded by the exons ATGAAGAAAACTCTCAGGAAGATGCTGCAAAAAGATACTGTCCCTGTcaaccagtcagatggtgatgtccctggcagccagacagatggtgatgtccctgtcagcctgGAAGATGGTGATGTACATATCAGTCAATCA ACAACAGATGGTGATGTCCTAGTCAGCCTGGCAGATGGTGATGTTCATATTAGTCAGTcagttggtgatgttcctgtcaaTCAGTCAtatggtgatgttcctgtcagccagtcagatggtgatgtccctgtcagccagtcagatggtgatgtccctgtcagccagtcagatggtgatatcCCTTTCAGCCTGTCAGATGGTGATAACCCTATCAGCCTGGCAGATTATGATGTCTGTGTTAGCCAGTCTGATAAGGTCCCTTTTAGTGAGTCAGGTGGTGACGGTCCTTTCAGCCAGTCAGATAGTAGTGTTTGTCTGTGTTAG
- the LOC139484497 gene encoding uncharacterized protein has protein sequence MGEILLCGDFNARIGSENDFIVNDDSKFTPIFDTYPTDKNIMTRKSRDQKIDQRGKEVLDFCISKQIRILNGRALGDTFGNFTCYTPNGASVVDYVAVSEEILENVLYFKVSRFIPTLSDCHCKLEWELSAKYCVPGENDIPIQLKNMTPNYIWTDCSAIKFQETLSSDTLQNYILEFNNSTIQFTQTSVDEASSKLSNIFLSAANLSLKRPLKKHTNKQKNKKWFDASLQQARTNLLNYGKIYSRFPYDPIIKNHFYKLNREYSKLRKYKYKQYKQSLISQLDSLHEENPKLYWNLINELQEKNETKKKCGVQPSTLISHFQKLSQLKGEFQSRYTELCEKLKQLENSKCFNELDSVITESEISKAISHLKCNKSSGLDNISNNMIKNGQTFLLKSFQQMFNTCLSSGIYPTSWAEGYITPIFKSNDTSDPNNYRGITITSAIGKLFNRILSLRLDKFLQEHNIIHDSQIGFTRKARTADHMFILNCLINKYCNSKEGRLFACFVDFQKAFDTVIHTGIKIKLLDIGAGSYFYNIIKSMYEISKSCVKIQNQVSDFFPLDIGVKQGDNLSPNLFKIFINDLPRYLSDTRDPVNVNDKDLHCLMYADDIVLLSTSAEGLREKLGMLDKFCKDWCLNVNTNKTKVLIFNKAGRHVKQIFTFQNINLACVSKYKYLGLYLSSSGSFSYAQNELYKKSLKAHFKLRKDLLSLNPDVKTSIHVFDHTVKPILLYGSEIWGMFNSLSSKCKKEDISFEKLYSGLPCEKLHIKFCKFILGVHKKTTNAAVLSELGRFPIYFNVIKGMLLYWYRLENLGDNFPLLKEAYTQSKTLHHMNITSWCTGASFNNEYEEVLLIYGKFLKVAYSKWVPPNKVVEQSLSWK, from the exons atggGTGAAATTTTGTTATGTGGAGATTTTAATGCCAGAATAGGCTCTGAAAATGACTTTATAGTAAACGATGATTCAAAATTTACTCCAATTTTTGATACATACCCTACTGACAAAAACATTATGACAAGAAAAAGTCGAGACCAAAAAATTGATCAAAGAGGCAAAGAAGTTTTGGATTTTTGCATTAGTAAacaaataagaattttaaatggCAGAGCTCTTGGTGATACATTTGGTAATTTTACTTGCTATACCCCCAATGGTGCAAGTGTGGTTGATTATGTTGCTGTGTCGGAAGAAATTCTTGAAAATGTACTGTATTTTAAAGTATCCAGATTTATTCCCACATTATCTGATTGTCATTGTAAACTTGAGTGGGAATTATCTGCAAAATATTGTGTTCCTGGAGAAAATGATATTCCAATCCAGTTGAAAAATATGACACCTAATTATATCTGGACTGACTGTTCAGCAATAAAATTTCAAGAAACACTTTCTTCAGATACACTACAAAACTACATACTAGAATTCAACAACAGCACAATTCAATTTACTCAGACATCAGTAGATGAAGCATCATCAAAACTTTCAAACATCTTTTTATCAGCAGCAAATCTATCACTTAAACGacctttaaaaaaacacacaaacaaacaaaaaaacaaaaagtggttTGATGCAAGTTTACAACAAGCTCGAACTAACTTGCTTAATTATGGAAAAATTTATTCAAGATTTCCATATGATCCAATTATCAAAAATCACTTTTATAAACTGAATCGTGAATACTCCAAACTaaggaaatataaatacaaacaatacaaacaatcatTGATTAGTCAGCTGGACTCCTTGCACGAAGAGAATCCAAAACTGTATTGGAACTTAATTAATGAACTACaggaaaaaaatgaaactaaaaaaaaatgtggagtaCAACCATCAACTTTGATATCACATTTCCAAAAGTTGTCACAACTGAAAGGTGAATTTCAAAGTAGATATACAGAGCTATGTGAAAAACTGAAACAGTTAGAAAACTCAAAATGTTTCAACGAGTTGGACTCCGTTATCACTGAGTCTGAAATATCCAAAGCCATTTCACACTTAAAATGCAATAAATCATCAGGCTTGGATAACATTAGTAATAATATGATAAAGAATGGACAGACTTtccttttaaaaagttttcaacagatgtttaatACTTGTCTGTCTTCAGGTATATACCCAACATCTTGGGCTGAAGGTTATATTACACCAATTTTTAAAAGCAACGATACAAGTGACCCTAACAATTATAGAGGAATAACAATAACAAGTGCAATTGGAAAGCTTTTTAATAGAATATTAAGTCTAAGACTGGACAAATTTCTTCAGGAACATAATATTATACATGATAGTCAAATTGGATTCACAAGGAAAGCCAGAACTGCAGatcatatgtttattttaaactgtCTTATTAACAAATACTGTAATTCAAAAGAAGGTAGACTGTTtgcctgttttgttgattttcagaaggcttttgatactgtTATACATACAGGGATCAAGATTAAACTACTAGATATTGGGGCTGGgtcttatttttataacattattaaaaGTATGTATGAAATTAGCAAATCATGtgtcaaaattcaaaatcaagtaAGTGATTTTTTCCCATTAGATATTGGAGTCAAACAAGGTGACAACCTCAGTCcgaatttattcaagatattcatAAATGATTTGCCCAGATATTTGTCAGATACTAGAGACCCAGTTAATGTCAATGACAAAGATCTACATTgtttaatgtatgctgatgatattgttttattatctacatcAGCTGAAGGACTACGAGAAAAGCTGGGAATGCTTGATAAATTTTGCAAAGATTGGTGTCTCAATGTGAATACTAATAAGACAAAGGTGCTGATTTTCAACAAGGCAGGCAGacatgtaaaacagatattcacatttcagaatataaatctggcatgtgtttcaaaatacaaatacctaGGTTTATATTTAAGCTCATCTGGTTCATTCAGTTATGCTCAAAATGAACTATACAAAAAATCCCTGAAAGctcatttcaaattaaggaaagatcttttatcACTTAATCCTGATGTAAAAACAAGTATTCATGTTTTTGACCACACTGTaaaacctattttattatatggtAGCGAAATATGGGGGATGTTTAATTCTCTTTCCTCTAAATGTAAGAAGGAAgatatatcttttgaaaaattatattcagGTTTACCCTGTGAGaaacttcatataaaattttgtaaatttatacttggggtacacaagaaaacaacaaatgcTGCAGTGTTATCtgaacttggaagatttccaatatattttaatgttataaaaggAATGTTATTGTACTGGTATAGATTAGAGAATTTAGGTGATAATTTTCCTCTATTAAAAGAGGCATATACACAATCAAAGACACTACATCACATGAATATAACATCATG gTGCACAGGGGCATCATTTAATAACGAATATGAGGAAGTTTTATTAATATATGGTAAGTTTTTGAAAGTTGCGTATAGTAAATGGGTACCACCCAATAAGGTAGTGGAACAGTCCTTATCATGGAAATAG